aggtggtggcacacctggttaagcacacacactacagtatacaaagacccaggttcaagccgctggtccccacctgtagggggaaagcttctctctgtctcgttctgtctctatctcccctcccctctcaatttctctctgtctctatccaataacaaataaataaaaacattttttaattttttttatttattcccttttgttgcctggttgttttattgttgtagttattgttgttgttgttgttgctgttgttggacaggacagagagaaatggagagaggaggggaagacagagagggggagagaaagacactgcagacctgcttcaccgcctgtgaagcgactcccctccaagtggggagctggggactcgaactgggatccttctgccagtccttgcgctttgtgccacatgcacttaacctgctgcgctaccgcccgactcccataaaaacatttttaaaacagaaaaaagatcataaaaaaaaaaaggagggaaggagggaggaagaaagggatctTGACGTCATCTTGTCCAATGTTCCCCATGAAGCATGAGGAAACAGGTCCCAGAGCTGACGACTCAGGTAAGGAGAATCAGCGCTGGACTGCAGTGCAACTCTTTGGTGTCAGATCCAACAGCCAGTTCTCAGGCTCCTACATTTTAACTGCCCCAGACAAGTCTAGAACAACTTGGTCTCCCACTGCACGCTTCACATGGAGCCAAACACATGGTAGACACTCAGACGATATGTattcaccaaaaagaaaaaagggagggagggaaagaggactcAGAGAAGGGGGAACAGTGAGTGTCTGGTTCACCCTGACTAGAATCTTCCATTTACCCAAAGTATAGTAGTCTCCATCCGAGGCCTTCGCGGGCTTCCACAAGGTGAGGAAGTTTTCAAAGTATGCTGCCAGGCGGACACTGGTCATAGGGACGCCGATGGACCAGAAATACTCCTCCACTTCTCCTTTCCCATCAAAGTGTGGCACCTCCAACTTGCCGCCACTTAGGCGTTTGACATTCTCTAGGCCGCTGTACACCACGTGCTTCAGGCCCAGGCGCTTGGCAGCATCTGCCACCATCTTCCcctgaggaaaaaagaaactttattttgagaatttttttttctgatgattatgatgatgactgatgaatgagagagaaccagcgtatcgctctggcacatggatGTCAGGGACTGGATTCAAGAcactatgcttgagagtccatgttttatccactgcatcacctcccaggtcactccttctgtttttgtttgctcAGTTTTGTTGtctttgcctccacggttatcactggggcttggtgccagcactatgaacccagtgttcctggaggccatttttttccatatatatatatatatatatatatatatatatatatatatataatttttattattattggataggagagacagaaattgaaagaggaagggaagatagaaggggagagaaagaaagaaagactcttgCATGTAGtccctatcaggccaccccaccagctggggtgctagacagggagtcctgagattcccacacagacatgatgggcctagacgtcgaaaagatccttctctccattgtcactggtcatctccatcaggaacaacataatggaccccgttgtgggcccccataggaccttgccctcaacttggatcaacaacagtagagaatgttctatcctccgaagggaggctggataacatattctatttaccacctgaggaagatgggttctgaaattggtgcaacttggaatgttcttactcacgaccacagaatgcaagctcagacctacagggatgcaaaggttatacaggctcctatgctgaatatgggcccaagatcaaattgatggggtttacagtcaacaatactgaTCCACTtaatccatatttgggagctactctcttccctgatccagctttctagccctttctccaaccatgacatcatctccccacacaataacttgggtccatctgcatatcagaggtcaggctcaggaaaaaactagtatagttataggccccttggaatataactaaaataggcctaatagctatctacaaaacggagaccccaaatcttcatctgcaatatgctTGATcagtttgttctgcattatatcttaattctttttcagccaccacattccagatgctaccatgatgacaactggacttccctgggcagatgaccccaccaatgtgtcctggagccccatctccccagaaccccgccccactagggaaagacagactggaagtatggattgacctgccaaggcccatgttcagcggggaagcaattatagaagccagaccttccaccttctgcatcccattatGAGCCtgtgcccatactcccagagggataaagaataggaaagctatcaggggaggggaagagatgtggagttctgggggtgggaattgtgtggagttgtacccctcttatcctatggtttttgtcagtgtttcttttttataaataaatttttaaaggagaTTTAGTGTACAGTCTCACAGACATACATACAATTCCCTATCatcatcacacatacacactattgTCTCAGCATCATAATTTGGGATCAGATCAGTAGTCAGGCCGACATACAACTGAAGCTGACCCATGTATTATAACATTTTATAGTTCTGTTCACTTTttgaaatgttatttattttaatcagagagataacagaaagatacagagagagagactgagactattgctcagctctggctgacagtggtgctgggattgaacctgggaccttgggatctcagagcttcaggaatgagtCTTTCGCAGAATCATTATTactacctccccacccctcattctgttcacttttttttgtaattaattttttaatttttttaatacttatttccttttgttgcctttgttattttattgttgtagtgattgttgttactgatgttgttattggataggacagagagaaatggagagaggaggggaagacagagagggggagagaaagccaccgattgtgaagccactcccctacaggtggggagccggggactcgaactgggatccttacgccggtccttgcactttgtgccacgtatgcttaacccctGTTCTCTTTTTATATGGTGTTTTTTGTTCCCTTTCCCTGTGGTTAATATTGTACACTTATgtgcttacttatttattcctttctgttcaCACCCATGACTAATTTGCCCCCCAAATTCTCTGCTCGTTACATTTTTGTTCTTCCCATGTGACTTTCTGAATAAACCTATTTTGTGAGGTACCCTTACTATCACCCCAATATTGCCATCTACAAATGAAAGATGAATTGAGAATCTAATGACTGGCTCACTACACTGTCACTTTCAAATATCCAATGTCTTAAGATTTGGAAAGGTGCCATTGATTTCATAATCAAAGGTACCACTAACGAGTACCTGCAGTACATATATTTCCCAGAGAGCTATTTTGGACTAAGGCTTACATGTGGTCCAGACTGGAGGACCCAAGGAGGACAGAGGAGCGAAGGAAGGTAAGAGGGAAAAGTTCTATAGTGGTTCTCACCTGACACACTTCCTTTTCTTTACTGAGATGGTCCCAGAAGTTGGTCACGACGAAGGCCCCATATGCACCTTGAAATGCAGCCTCTATGGAAGCTTTATCATTCAGGTCTCCTTTGACAACCTCAGCACCAAGGTCCCGGAGCTCCAGTGCTTTGGGACGAGTCACATCCCTGGTCAGGGCTCTTACAGCAAACTTTTTGTTCTCTAAGATGGCCCTGGCCACAGAGCCGCCTTGAGCTCCTGCAGGATGAGGAAGGAACAAACATGGGAAGGTTGAGAAACAATTGCCACAAAAGAATTTGAGCGGGAAGTTCCAGTGTTCAGAGCAGAGCTTCTATAACTATTTTAGAAGGCATCCCTGGTACaggtagataacatagtggttatgtagagactctcatgcctgaggccctaagtcccaggtccaataccccacaccattataaaccagagctgagcagtgctctggtagaaaagaagaaggagaaaaagaagggagtccagcggtagcacagcgggttaagcgcaggtggtgcaaagaacaaggaccagcataaggatccaggttcaagcccctggctccccacctacaggggagtcgcttcacaagtggtgaagcaggtctgcaggtgtctatctttctctcccctctctgccttcccctcctctctccatttctctctgtcctatccaacaacgacatcaataaaaacaataataactacagcaataaaaaaataacagcaagggcaacaaaagggaataaataaataaatattttttaaaaaaacctaaaacaCTGTGTCCGTATTacaccaaagaagtggaaaggaaaGCAGGAAAAAGAACATTCAGAATACAAGCAGACTCCATGTGATGCAGAAgtttggcatagtggataaagtgttggactctcaaacatgaagttctgagttcagtccccagcagcacacgtaccagagtgatgtcccattctttctctctcttcctatctttctcattaatagacaaaatatttttagaaaaaatagaaagggaaactacatttttaaaaatgtgttttgctttaaaaaaaaagactccaaaaATTTTATATATCACAGTAGAAATAAATTTTCAATAGAAAGAAGTAGGAGAAATATTCCAGAATCAgagggagaaaataaatatatgaaaaacaagaggggggaagatagtataatggttatacaaacagacactcattcctgaggctccaaggtcccaggttcaatcccctgcaccaccataaaccagaacctaccagtgctctggttagaaaaaagaaagaaaaaaaaagaacagggagtcgggctgtagcacagcgggttaagcgcacatggtgcaaaacgaaAGGACcttcacaaggatcccggtttgagcccccaactccccacctgcaggggagtcgctttataagcagtgaagctggtctgcaagtgtctgtctttctctccccctctctgtcttcctctcctctctccatttctctctgtcctatccaacaacttatccaacaatgacgatacccataaaaacaacaataataactacaacaataaaataacaagagcaacaaaagggaataaagaaatatgttttaaaacttaaaaaaaaaaaaagggaaaaaagaagaaaaaagagtaagaaaagaaaataacaattctgtggtccaggaggtggtgcagtgagtaaagcattggactctctcaagcatgagatcccaagttctatccccagcagcacatgtacagagtgatgtcagtttctttctcttacctcctgtctttctcattaataattaaaatctttgaaaaaaaaaatagagaaagaaaaataaaaaaatttaaaaaagaacagaaaaaagaaagtaacaatTCCCAGACTCCAAGGCTATTGAATGAGCTTCTAGATTGAGGGGTTCCTGAATACTGAACACAATGAATAaatggggccagagagatagcatgatggatTTGCAATAGTCTTTAATGCCTGGATtgcaaaggttccaggttcaatctccatttttaaaaaatatttattttatttattcccttttgttgctcttgttgttttattgttgtagttattattgttgtcgttgttgctgttggataggacagagagaaatggagagaggaggggaagacagagagggggagagaaagatagacacctgcagacctgcttcaccgcttgtgaagcgactcccctgcaggtgggaagtcagggcttgaactggtatccttacactggtccttgtgctttgcaccacctgcgcttaacccgctgcactacagcccgactccctcaatctccatttttaaaatatgaattggatggggtggaggggaatgggtacaattccattcctGATATTGAGGATACTCtaattacttctttttatttatgtttgtttatttttattaccagagcactgttcatctctggggctttggagcctcaagcatgagtctctttgcatcaccactatgccATCTACTCCCGCCCTCTGATTACTTCCTAATAGTTCTACTATTAAAACTGGGTTATCTTTGAGAACAGACACTGTTTTAACTCTTTATCCCTGCTTCCTAAGCATGTACTGAGACTAGTGTCTGACAAATTATAAGTTTTcgatatttatttgttgaatggaGTCTTGAATTGATCAGGATAATTAAAACATCTGTAGTCTTAATCCTCAATTTTTGAGGATGACAGCACTGCCAGTTCTGTGGCATGGAAAAAGCAAATgaaggggctgaggagatagcataaagattatgcaaaaaagcttttcatgccagagactgcaaagatctcaagttcaactcccagcaccactataagccagagcagagcagtgttccagTCTCTGTATGCATCTTCCTCATTGAAATAAACTAATgaaatttatttaagagagagagcaaATGGCATGACCCAGTGTGAACAAGTAAGAGGAGCTGGACCCCAAAACTGGGACTGGCTCTCCTATTTCCATTTTAATGTTTCCCAAAGAACCAATGCAGaatttgtcactttttttttctttattggggaattaatgttttacattcaacagtaaatacaatggtttgtacatgcataacattccccagtttcccatttaacaatacaacccccactaggtcctctgaatccttcttggacctgtattttccccaacacccaccccagagtcttttactttggtgagatacgccaattccatttcagttctacttgtgttttcttttctgatcttgtttttcaacctctgcctgagagtgagatcatcccatatttatccttctgtttctgacttatttcacttaacatgattttttcaaggtccatccaagatcggctgaaaaccgtgaagtcaccattttttacagctgagtagtattccattgtgtatatataccacagcttgctcagccactcatctgttgttggacacctgggttgcatttgtcacttatttatttatttatttattcctttttgttgcccttgttttattgttgttgtcgttgttggataggacagagagaaatggagagaggagaggaagacagagagataattttttaattatctttatttattggatagagagagccagaaggaaggtagggagagagacagagagacaccagcagcactgcttcactacttgaaaagctttcccccttgctaTGCTAGTGGGATCTGGTGGTTcgcaccctggtccttgcacattgtaacgtgtactcaaccagtacACCACCCagtgccatcacccagtcccctctttgcttatttttttgaATGATACCTTCCAGAACCGAGTTCAATTCCATATGATTCCAGCCTTCCTATCAGCCTCGCCACATCACCCCACCTCTCCTCCCTGTAGTGGGCTTGGCCTTCCTTGTATTTCTATTTCCCgactcctgcatcaccatccataccttctcattgccttgctcccttttcccttataaggagataattggtctcattggccagcttggctacttcccctgcacagctaccccctTATAAACTGTGACAATAAGTTTCCGTCCTCCGCCCCGGTACCCTGAGGGGGTTTGTTGTATCGTCTGCCGCCACCACAGTAGGCTGGGAAGACCCCTCAGCGAACTCATTCCAGCCTCTGTTGGCCCGAGGTTCCccgctctctgtctgtctcctggtggccaacaggccagaTGGAGAAGTGGGAGCCGGGCTGAGGAACCCGACAATAAATAAcataattgttctgcaaatagactctcatgcctgaggctccaaacccccgggttcaataccctgcaccactgtaagcagagctgagtagtattctgctttacaaaataaaataaaataatagtaataataactttTAATAATCTAAACACGGgatagggcggtagtgcagcaggttaagcgcacgtggtgcaaagcgcaaggaccttcataaggatccttgttcgagcccccggctccccacctgcagggaagtcacttcacaggtggtgaagcaggtctgcaggtgtctgtctttctctccccctctctgtctccccctcctctctccatttctctctgtcctacccaacaacgatgacaacaacagcagcaataataactacagcaataaaaaaacaaggacaacagaaggaaaaacagataaataaatataaaaaataaataaaaataaaaaaactaaacacAGTCAAGGTTACTGAACTAGGgacaaaaattaataagtaaTCAACCCACACTCTTAGGTAACTATGAATCAACTTTCTTCAACTCTGACTTATCTAATTTGATTCCATTCAGGGCCACTCCCATGCTGCAATCCAACTGCTTACTTTGGATGCAGAAGTGGCAATTCATGGTTAACAAGACTAAAATAGAGCTACCAACCTTCTTCTACTCCCAtccccaaagctttccccacatGGATGAATCACAATTTCATCCTTTCAGCCATTCAAGCCAAAACATTTCGAagtcttcctttattcctcttttctcccctctGAC
Above is a genomic segment from Erinaceus europaeus chromosome 9, mEriEur2.1, whole genome shotgun sequence containing:
- the LOC103110632 gene encoding nmrA-like family domain-containing protein 1, with the protein product MTSKKVIVVFGATGAQGGSVARAILENKKFAVRALTRDVTRPKALELRDLGAEVVKGDLNDKASIEAAFQGAYGAFVVTNFWDHLSKEKEVCQGKMVADAAKRLGLKHVVYSGLENVKRLSGGKLEVPHFDGKGEVEEYFWSIGVPMTSVRLAAYFENFLTLWKPAKASDGDYYTLALPMGDIPMDGISVADVGGVVSSIFNSPEEFFGKAVGLSAEALTVQQYADVLSKSLGKEVRDAKITPEAYEKLGFPAAEEMANMCRFYRMRPDRDVKLTHRLNPKVKSFSQFLAENKGALKGI